The sequence CAAACCCTTATGGGTAAGCTTAACCATCTGCTTTTTATCATGGACTTCCCCATACCCATAAGTCATGCCCATGTACCCTAAAGCTAGGGCACTCACTTTTAAAGGGCTTAAATGACGCTGTTGCATACAAATTCCTTAATTTCATATTGGGTTTTCAATATAACCACAATCCCAATTTTTGTCAAACTTTCTAAACTCAGAGATAATCTATCAAGTTTTGCACATTGTGGATTTTGTGGGTTTTTTGTAGATTTTTAAGACAGAAAAACCACCAAACTCGTCAAAAATTTGATTGGTTTCTATTCATTTACTTTTGAAAAATATAATTCGTTCGCTTTTTAAATTTACATGAGAAGGAGTTTTCGTATGAAAAAGCAAATCTTGACAGGCGTTTTGTTATCAGTTTTAGCGGTGAGTTCTGCATACGCTCACAAAGGCAAAGAAGACACTAAAAAACCTGGGTTAAGCTCTCAATTAGTGGCTCACAAAGGCAAAGAAGACACTAAAAAACCTGAGTTAAGCTCTCAATTAGTGGCTCACAAAGGCAAAGAAGACACTAAAAAACCTGAGTTAAGCTCTCAATTAGTGGCTCACAAAGGCAAAGAAGACACTAAAAAACCTGAGTTAAGCTCTCAATTAGTGGCTCACAAAGGCAAAGAAGACACTAAAAAACCTGAGTTAAGCTCTCAATTAGTGGCTCACAAAGGCAAAGAAGACACTAAAAAACCCAAAAAATCAGTAGCTTAAGGGCTTTAAATCTAAGGGGAGCGTTTAAAAAACGCTTTCTTTAAACCCACTTTATCAATTCTATCAATTTTTACTACTTTTTAAATTTTTCGTATACAGATTTTTTAATTTTTGTTCGATATAGTTGTGTTTCTAAAAAAGGCGTTTAACTTTCTTGTAAAAGAGTAGAGGCGGCTTGAATAACTTCAAGGGGCGTGATGGATTTCATGCACAAATGGTTTCTTCCATTCTTTAAGGGGCAGACTCGTTTTTTGCAAGGCGAACAGCTTAAATGATGGTTTAATACAATGGCTTTTTGGGCTTTATAGGGGCTAGTCTCTTTTTCATTAGTGGGGCCAAAAAGAGCGATTAAGGGGGTTTGTGTGCCAGTAGCCACATGCATAGGACCGCTATCATTAGTGATGAATAAATCTAAAGTAGCGATGCGCTCTATTAATTCTTCAATGCTGGTTTTCCCACACAGATTATAAGCGTTATGAAATAATAAGGGGTTTTTCAACAAGCCTTTAATGGACTTTAAAATTTCTTCAGAAACGATAGCATCTTCTTTAGCCCCAAAAAAATAAATTTCATACCCTTTTTCTAACAAAATAGCAGCGACTTCAGCGTAATAAGAAGCTAACCACCTTTTAGCGCTCCCATAGCTTGCACTAGGGTTGAAGCCGATTTTTTTAGGGGTGTTTGGGGTGTGAGTGGGAAGGTTAAAGGCTAGTTTTAAGGGTAAAACGCTTTTTTTATCTAATTCTTTTTTTAAAAATTGTGAAAACAAAAAGCAATATTTTTCCACTTGATGATACTCTTTGGGGGCAACAGTTATTGCATGGCTAAGGAAAAAAGAACGAAAAAATTGGGCAAAACCGATGCGAATAGGCGTTTTTGTCGCATAGAGCAAAAAAGCGGAATAAAAATGGTTGTTTAAAGCGATGGCCATATCGCAACGCCCTATTTTTTGAGCGAGTTTGTAGGTGGCTGATAACCTAAAAAAGGATTTTTTGGTGTCGTCTATGAAAACGGCTTCTATTTGCTCATCTTTTTTGAAAAGTTCGCAAGTGATTTTTGGACCCACTAAGATAAAATGCGCGTTAGGGTAGTGGTTTTTAAGGGTGTAAAAAAGCGAGCTTGCCATCACCCCATCGCCCAGCCAATTAGGCAAACGCAATAAAATGCGCATGCGTTTGGGTGCACTTACGCTCATCAATAGCCCTTTTTTAAAGATTTTAAGCTAAAATTTTAACATACAAATACAAGGAAATGGAATGATTACCCCTAAAGTGTTGAGTGGGTTTAAAGACCGCTTGCCTAAAGATGCGATACAAAAGGCTCAGTTGCTTTCTAAAGTTTCAGTTGTTTTTCAAAGTTTTGGTTTTGTGCCGATTGAAACCCCTCATTTGGAATACGCTGAAACGCTATTACCTGATGCGAGTAGCGATATTCAAAAAGAGATTTATCGCTTTAAAGATCATG comes from Helicobacter acinonychis and encodes:
- a CDS encoding flagellar protein, giving the protein MKKQILTGVLLSVLAVSSAYAHKGKEDTKKPGLSSQLVAHKGKEDTKKPELSSQLVAHKGKEDTKKPELSSQLVAHKGKEDTKKPELSSQLVAHKGKEDTKKPELSSQLVAHKGKEDTKKPKKSVA
- the waaF gene encoding lipopolysaccharide heptosyltransferase II, translating into MSVSAPKRMRILLRLPNWLGDGVMASSLFYTLKNHYPNAHFILVGPKITCELFKKDEQIEAVFIDDTKKSFFRLSATYKLAQKIGRCDMAIALNNHFYSAFLLYATKTPIRIGFAQFFRSFFLSHAITVAPKEYHQVEKYCFLFSQFLKKELDKKSVLPLKLAFNLPTHTPNTPKKIGFNPSASYGSAKRWLASYYAEVAAILLEKGYEIYFFGAKEDAIVSEEILKSIKGLLKNPLLFHNAYNLCGKTSIEELIERIATLDLFITNDSGPMHVATGTQTPLIALFGPTNEKETSPYKAQKAIVLNHHLSCSPCKKRVCPLKNGRNHLCMKSITPLEVIQAASTLLQES